A window of the Lactuca sativa cultivar Salinas chromosome 7, Lsat_Salinas_v11, whole genome shotgun sequence genome harbors these coding sequences:
- the LOC111894603 gene encoding heavy metal-associated isoprenylated plant protein 39 — protein MKKFILKLDLNDEKDKRKAMKTVAAFSGIDSITINMKEKNLTIVGTVDPISAVSKLRKLWPTYLISVGPAKEPEPEKKEEPKKEEEKKDEPKQEENKEEPKKEEPKKEEATNEESSKEEAPKEEPKKEEAKKSVPQEQSVGMLMPYKPYYPPMHTYYNYQPPLHHSIEENPNACVIC, from the exons ATGAAG aaatttatattgaagttagACTTGAATGATGAAAAAGACAAGAGGAAAGCTATGAAGACGGTTGCAGCATTTTCAG GGATTGACTCGATCACCATAAACATGAAAGAGAAGAACCTGACAATCGTTGGCACGGTTGATCCAATAAGTGCCGTCAGTAAGCTCAGGAAACTCTGGCCAACGTATTTAATATCTGTAGGACCCGCTAAAGAGCCCGAACCCGAAAAGAAAGAGGAGccgaaaaaagaagaagaaaagaaagatgaGCCAAAGCAAGAGGAAAACAAAGAAGAACCCAAAAAAGAAGAGCCTAAAAAAGAAGAAGCCACAAATGAAGAATCTTCAAAAGAAGAAGCCCCAAAGGAAGAGCCTAAGAAAGAAGAAGCAAAGAAAAGTGTCCCACAAGAGCAATCTGTAGGGATGCTTATGCCCTATAAACCATATTACCCTCCAATGCATACCTACTACAACTATCAACCACCATTACACCATAGCATAGAGGAGAACCCAAATGCATGTGTTATTTGTTGA